AAACCTTGTTGAGCAGTTACCAATAACGGCAGACTTGTTTCGATAACTTCAGAATCACCTTCAACGTCACGGGTAACGGTTACATTTGTTCCATCAATTTCAAGCTTCGTAATCGTTGTAACATATGGAATATTGAGCAGTTCAGCAACACGTGGAGCTACCTGTCCAGAGCCGCCATCAATTGCTACATTTCCACCGATAATAAGATCTGCATCCTTATCTTTTAGATATTCAGCAATGATTTTTGATGTAGTGAATTGATCGCCATTTTCCACATCGTCTTCTGTATTAATTAATACCGCTTTGTCGGCTCCCATAGCGAGTGCTGTGCGTAATTGCTTTTCAGATTCTTCTGTTCCAACTGAAATAACCGTTACTTCACCGCCTTTAGAATCGCGGACTTGGATTGCTTCTTCGACAGCATATTCATCGTAAGGATTGATGATAAATTCGGCACCATCCTCATTGATTTTTCCGCCAGAGATCGTAATCTTTTCCTCTGTATCAAACGTTCTTTTCAAAAGTACATAAATGTTCATGATTTCCCTCCTATAATTGCAAACATTTTATCTGTTTCAAAGATTAAGAAAATTAATAGTAAAAAAATTTATTATGAACTTCTACCGTTTGTCGATAAAAGTTACTCACCCTTTAAAATGAGGCTCTCGTTTTTCTATAAATGCCTGAATTCCTTCTTGAGCATCACTCGAAACAAATATTTCTCCAAACAACTCTGCCTCTTTTTTAGAGCCTTCGTAAAACTCTTCATTTTTTGCATAGTTTAATAATTGAATCGTCGCTTTCAATGAACCTGTACTTTTCTTGGCAATCTTACCTGCCATTTTAAGTGCTTGTTCAAAAACTTCATTCTCGGGATAAGCATGGTTGGCTAAGCCAAATTGAACCGCTTCCAATCCTGTGATTGGCTCAGACGTAAAGAGCATTTCTGCTGCACGCGCAACGCCAACATATTTAGGAAGACGTTGTGTTCCAGCAAATCCAGGGATTAATCCAAGCTGCAGTTCTGGAAGGCCCAGCTTAGAATTTTCACCCACTAAACGGATATGACAAGCCATTGCCAGCTCTAAACCGCCGCCTAACGCCGCACCATGAATAGCGGCAATGATTGGTTTAGGGAATTTCTCCATTCGGTCAAACAAATCTTGACCATATGTACCAAGATTCGCAAAGCCTTCAGAAGAAGTAACAGTGGTGAATTCCTTAATATCAGCACCCGCTGAGAAGAAACGCCCTTCACCATGAATGACAATCACCTTAATGTCACGATTAGGTTCAATTTCGTCTAGAACAGCCGACAGTTCCCTTAGCAATCCTTGTGAGAGGGCATTTGCCGGTGGACGCACGATGGTAATTGTCGCGATTCCGTCTTGATTAGACCATTTTAAGTTTTCCAATAAGAATCCCTCCTCCTCTTACACTCAACAAATTAATGATTTCCACAGCCTTTAATCAACAGCTGATGGACCGGTTTAGCGAGTGCAACTAAATCATATTTCTCCTCATTCAAAACCCAGGTTGTAACGGTCTCATCCATCGTGCCGAAAATCATTTGTCTGGCAAGGCGGACATCGAGGTCACTTGAAAACTCTCCCGTTTCTTTTCCTTCTATGATGATTTTATCTATCACTTGCAAATAGCCTTTAAGAACATTATTTATTCTCAAGCGCAGCTCTTTATTTGATTGACGTAATTCAAGCTGTGTGACGATTGCCATGTGATGATCATCGGAAAGGTTTCGAAAATGAGCTTCAATCATCATATATAACTTCTCCACCGCTGTCTCTTTTCCTGCTATCATTTCATCTATTTTTTCAATAAAGCTTCCCATTTTTTCTTCAAAGAGCGAGATGAGAATGTCTTCTTTGTTTTTAAAATAAAGATATATGGTACCATCTGCGACACCTGCCTGCTTAGCAATTTTCGAAACCTGCGCTTGATGATAACCAACTTCTGCTATAGCAATTACCGCTGCATCAATGATTTGCATGTATTTTGGCTTGTTTTTTTTCATTGGTTCTCCCTCCTCTTGATGAAGTTTTTTTACAAAAAGAAAATATGAATGAATAATCATTCATATTTTTATAATAGATATTACTTGTATTTCTGTCAAGAAATACAAAGACATTTTTATATTACTTTACTATTTCCATATAGACAAGCACTATAATACAAAAAAAAAGAAGTGCAGCAATTAGGCATGTTTTTTGTTTTCTTCCTCTATTTTTATCATTTCTTCTTCTACAAGTGTTCTTCTTAATATCTTTCCTACTGCTGTTTTCGGCAATTCTTCTCTAAATTCATATAATCTTGGTGCCTTATAGGCCGCTAAATATTTTCTAGCATATTGATTCAAATCATCTGAGGTAATCTCTGAACCTTCTTTTAACACAACATATGCTTTAACGGTTTCACCACGGTATGGGTCTGGTATTCCTGCAGCAACCGCTTCTAAAACATCTGGGTGCTCATACAATACTTCCTCAATTTCTCTTGGATATATATTATACCCTCCTGCAATAATCATGTCCTTCTTTCTATCTACTACATAAAAATATCCTTTGTCGTCCATATAGCCAAGGTCTCCCGTATATAACCAGCCATCTTGAATGGTTTCCTCCGTTGCTTCCGGACGATTCCAGTAGCCTTTCATCACTTGCGGACCTTTAATGATAATTTCTCCAATTTCACCTACAGGCATTAATTCACCATTGTCCATTGAGACAATTCTTACCTCTGTATTTGGCCATGGTACGCCAATACTGCCTTTTACCCGCTCACGATCCCATAAGAAATTGGAATGGGTAACCGGTGAGGATTCTGTTAATCCATACCCTTCAACGAGTTTCCCGCCTGTGACCGCTTCAAACTCCTCTTGAACTTCAATAGGGAGTGGAGCAGAGCCGCTGAGACAGGAATCAATCGACGATAAATCGTATTTCTTCAAATCAGGATGATTTAATAGACCGATATAAATAGTTGGTGCTCCAGGAAACAGGGTAGGCCGTTGTTTTTGAATCGTTTTTAAAGTAGTAAGAGCATCAAACTTAGGTAATATAATCATCTTATACGCCTGCATGACCGATAATATCATGATAATGGTCATCCCATAGACGTGGAAAAACGGTACAATGCCAAGGACTGATTCTTCACCCGGTTTTGATTTATATAGCCAGGCCGTACACATGGAAGCGTTAGCCACTAAATTTCGATGTGTCAGCATAACCCCTTTGGGAGAACCGGTTGTTCCACCTGTGTATTGAAGCAGGGCAACATCCTCTTCAAAATCAAAGTCATATTCTACGAGTTTTTTAGGCTTTATTTTTATGATTTCTTTAAATAAGTGAGTATTGCCTTCATGTTTAACATTCACGACAATTCCATATTGCTTTTTCTGGATAAAAGGATAAACTAAATTTTTGGGAAAAGGCAGGTAGTCTTTGATAGCGGTTACAATTATATGCTGCAAATCTGTTTGCGGCATCACCTTAGAAGCGCGAGGATAGAGGATGTCGAGTGTGATGATCGCCTTAGCTCCAGAGTCCTTCATTTGGTATTCGAGTTCACGTTCGGTATATAACGGATTGGTTTGAACCACAATTCCCCCAGCCAATAAGATCCCAAAATAACTTATGACTGATTGTGGTGTATTAGCAAGCATAATAGCAACTCGGTCACCTTTTGCAATACCAATTTGCTGAAGATAACTGGCAAAAGACAATGCTTCGTGGTAAAGCTCTTTATACGTCATTTCCTTCCCCATAAAATGGATAGCAGTTTTTTCAGGAAAACTTTTAGCCGCATCTACTAAATACTGCTGAACAGGTTCTTTTCGAAATTCCAGTTCTGCAGGAATTTCTTCCGGGTAAGACGTGAGCCATGGTTTAGAATCATACATTATTAACCCTCCTTTTTATTCGATTATAATTTTTTCCACTTCCCTTTTATTATATTATAGTCAGACTCTTTAAACAATTGAATTAATATATATGTTTACCAAACCTAAATCGGGAAAGCCCCTGCTTTTAAGTATGGAAATGAACCGATTTTATTATTGCAGATTAAGGAATTTCTTGGTAAAATATATACAAACATACGTTTGGAAGCAGGTGTGAAACATGGCGAAAGTAAGAACTCCTTCATTTATCATCGATGTAGAATTAAAAGGGCAGAATAGAGACTTTTTAATGATCGAATCTGAATTGGAAATTAATCGCGTGATTTATAATACTTCGCTCGGTGAGTATTTGAAGAGAGAAAAACAAATGAAAAGGACAAAACGATACAAAAAATTAGTCCGTATTTCAAGAGCCATAAAATCACATCTAGCTAAAAATAGTAACAAGGAAAAGATGGAATATTTTCAAAATGAACAGAAAAACCTCTCTAAAGAATTCAAAATACTAAGAGAAGAATTTGGATTGACGGAATATTCGATGCACGAATACATAAAAGAAGTTCGAAATCACTTTAATGGTAAAATTAATTCAATCATTGCTCAAAAAACAGCAACAAGAGCATGGAACACTGTCAAAAAGAAGTTGTTTGGCAAAGCGAAAAAAGTGGTATTTGTAAAGCGTGGAGAAATGGACTCCTTTGAAGGGAAAAACAATGATACTGGTTGGAGATTCAAAGAGGGGAAAGTAATTTCAAATTATAGGGTATTTGTATTGAAGGTAAAAAAAATGGATATCTATCTTAAAGAAGCTTTTCATCTACTAAACTCCCAACAGATATTTCAATATAAGAACAAAGATGGAGAAACTGTTACAGACTTCTACAGGGTAAAATATGTTCGTATTATAAAACGAATCGTCCGAGGTATCGTTCGATACTATGCCCAGTTGGTTTGTACGGGTTATCCTCCCGTAAAAAGAGACAGAAAAACAGGAAAAGTTAAATATCCTTTAGGGAACGGTCCGGTTGGGACCGATATTGGCACATCCTCTATTGCCGTATCAAGTAAATCAAAGATTCTATTGAAAAACTTGGCTGAAAACATAAAAAAGGTTGAACATTCTCAACGAGAAATCAGGTTATACAATAGAAAACTAGACCGTTCGAAAAGAGCGACTAATCCACAGAACTTCGATGAAGCAGGTCGTATTAGAAAAGGTAAAAAGCAGCGGGAATTTTCTAATAACTATAAAAAACTGAAAGCTCAATTGAAAGATCTATACCGAAAATTAGCCTTATATCGAAAGTTAAGCCATCAATACGAAGTCAATCGAATGGTCATGTTAGGTGATAGATTTTTCCTCGAAGAAATGAATTTTAAAGCCCTCCAGAAACGTGCTAAAAAGACAGAAGTTAGTGAAAAAACAGGTAAGTATAAAAAGAAAAAACGCTTCGGGAAAACCATAGCTCGTCGTTCTCCTGCAGCCTTCGTAAGTATTCTTTCAAGAAAAGTCACAGCATTGGGCGGGACTCTTATAAAAGTCAAGACATCCTCTTTTAAAGCTAGTCAATATGATCACAAAGCAGACAAATGCAAAAAGAAAGAATTAAAAGAACGTTGGCATAGATTTGATGATGGTACCAAGGTCCAACGTGATTTATATTCTGCTTTTCTTTTAATGAATTCAGATTTGGTAGGATTGAAGTCAGATAGAATATCTTGTTTAAATTCGTTTGAGCAATTTTTTGAATTTCACAAAGAAGAAATTAAGAAGATAGAAAATGATAATGAGGTAATCTTAAATTCTGGTATCAAATTGAAAGAAAATAGACTGTAGGATGTGCAGCCTAACATTTCATTTCTTTGCGGCTTGATGTAGCCGAGTTCGCTAGAACAAAAGATGTAGTCGTCAATGGTAACAAAGGTTGCTTTGACTGCGAATGTTCTAACAGAACTAGTTACAGTTCCTGTTTCCAAAGCCGTTTTCTTCTTGAAGAAAAGTGTGTGGACGAATAGGCGAAGACTAGGAAGTTATGAACCCGCTGCATTTAGCATGTGGAGCATCAGTATTTCACGATACAAAAAAATCACCGCTGAAGGTTCAGCGATGATCTCAACTTAAAATATCATATACCCCAAGCCAATTAGCAAAAACAATGCGCATAATCCAAGAAGTACTTTCGCTAATGTCTCCACGCCTAATCTCCCCTTACGATATTCCCGCACCTATAACAAAGGATAAGCCGATTGATATAATCATCGCAATGAATCCAACCGCGCGATTATCATTTTTAATTTCTTCGTCAATATTAAATTTAGGTGTTAAGAATTCAAAGATAAAATATCCAACCAGTAATAGCACAAAGCCAAATACTCCCCAGCTAATCATCGTTACCAAAGAATCATTTTGTTCAATGGAATAGCGGAAAATGTTGGCAATCCCAAATATTTTCCCTCCGGTCGCCATAGCTACAGCGATATTGCCCTTTTGGATTTCTTCCCAATTTTTATATTTCGTTACTACTTCAAAAATAGCTAAAAAGACAACCACACATAGTATAACTACACTATAATTGGCAGCACTTTGAATATAAACGTTATCCCAAAACTGGTTCATTGCCTATTCTCCCCGGATATTATTTAAGGCTCTTTTCTTCCTTATTTAAATTCGACCACGGTAACACCAGAACCACCTTCACCTGCTTCTCCAAAGCGAATTTTCTTTACAGAACGGTGATTTCGTAAATACTCCTGGACTCCCTGTCTTAAAGCGCCCGTGCCTTTCCCGTGAATAATCGATACACGAGGATAGTTTGATAATAACGCATCATCTATATATTTTTCCACTCTTAAGAGTGCTGCTTCATATCTTTCTCCGCGCAAATCTAATTCCAGCTTTACATCCGCGTCTCTGCCTTGAACAATTGCCATCGGTCTTGTTTCTACTGGCTTCGGTGTGCTGATATACTCTAAATCCTTTTCTTTTACCTTCATTTTCAGGATTCCGATTTGCACCTGCCATTCGTTGTCTGACACTTTTTCTAGAAGTGTACCCTTTTGTCCAAATGTCAGGACTTTCACCTCATCACCAGGTGTGAAGGTATGCTTCTTACTTTTCTTATTGATTAGTTTGGAGGATTTAGTTATTTCTGGTGTTGCGGCTTCAAGACGTCGCTTTGCATCAATTAATTCGTGTTCCTTAATATCCGCTTGCTTCTCAATCCTCATTTTACGAAGGTCACGAATAACCTTTTCTGCCTCACTCTTTGCCTCTTCAAGAATTTCACCAGCTTGTTCAGCCGCTTTTTCAAGCATAGAGTCTTTGTTCTCATAAAATTCGATCATCTGCTTTTGCATTTCCTGATGGAGCTTTTCTGCCTGTCTTAAATAATCACGTGCTTCTTCCTGTTCGGTTTCTGCTTGACGCTTACTGCTTTCCAACGAGGCAATCATCTTATCAATTTGATTGGTATCTTCACTGACATGAGATCTTGCCGCCTGAATCACTGAATCGCTTAAGCCTAATCGTTTTGAAATTTCAAACGCATTGCTTCGTCCTGGTACACCTAGGAGCAGCTTGTAAGTAGGGCTTAAGGTTTCAACATCAAATTCTACACTAGCATTGAGAACACCTTCGCGGTTATAGCCATAGGCCTTTAATTCTGGATAATGCGTGGTAGCAATGACTCGTGCTCCTCGATGGTGCACCTCATCTAAGATGGAAATCGCAAGCGCAGCACCTTCCTGCGGGTCTGTGCCAGCACCAAGCTCGTCGAAAAGGACTAGAGTATTATAATCAACCTTCTCCAAAATATCCACGATATTTACCATGTGGGAAGAAAACGTACTTAGGCTTTGTTCAATCGACTGTTCATCACCAATGTCAGCATAAATAGCATCAAATACAGCAAGCTCAGAGCCGTCAAAGGCAGGAACCTGCAAGCCAGCCTGGGCCATTAACGAACATAATCCCAGCGTTTTTAAGGTAACGGTTTTACCACCTGTATTTGGTCCGGTAATTACAATCGTTGTATAATCCTTTCCAAGCAAAATATCATTAGCGACCACCTCATCCATCGGAATTAACGGGTGTCTGGCTTTATATAGGGAGATTCGTCCTTCATTATTCATGAGCGGCATACTTGCTTTCATCTTACGGCCATATCTTGCCTTTGCAAAAATAAAATCAAGATTGCCCAGGATTTCTACAATTACTTGCAGCTCTGACTCAAATTCAGCAGTCTTCGCAGAAAGCTCCGATAATATTCTTTCAATTTCAAGCTGTTCTTTTACTCTTATATCTTGTAATTGATTGTTTAGCTGGACGATGACTTGTGGTTCAATAAATAGAGTCTGACCCGATGAGCTCTGGTCATGGATAATTCCTCCATAGTGACCGCGATACTCTTGTTTAACAGGAATAACGAAGCGGTCATTACGGATCGTGACGATAGAGTCCGACAACATCTTTGCAGCATTTGAGGAGCGAATCATGCTTTCTAGTTTTTCACGTACACGCGCTTCATTCGAGCGCAGCTGGTGCCTTAACGTGCGCAGCAGTTCACTCGCGCTATCAAGAACTTCGCCACTCTCATCAATTGCATATCTAATCGATTCCTCTAAATTTACTAAAGGAATAATTCGGTCGACCTGCTCCAATAAAATGGGAATTTCGGTTCTTTCTTCGGCAATATCTTCTATAAATCGCTTCATTTGCCGGCTTGCACGGATGGTGCTAGCCACCTGTATCAGCTCATGTGAACTAAGGACTCCACCAATAACAGAGCGCTTAATATGGGCACGAATATCATGAATGCCTGATAACGGGATGTTTCCTTTTATTCGTAAAACGGTCGAGGCCTCATCTGTTTCTGCTTGAAGCTCTACTACTTCTTCAAAATCAGTAGATGGGACCAATCTTTTTAACTTATCTATTCCAAGTGATGACGCTGCATGCTCGATGAGCTGGTCCCTCACTTTGGTAAATTCCAATACCTTTAACGTTCTTTCTTGCATGGAGATGAACCCCCTATTTTCGATTATGCAAAAACTCTAGTAAGTCTTTC
This Neobacillus sp. YX16 DNA region includes the following protein-coding sequences:
- a CDS encoding TetR/AcrR family transcriptional regulator, translating into MKKNKPKYMQIIDAAVIAIAEVGYHQAQVSKIAKQAGVADGTIYLYFKNKEDILISLFEEKMGSFIEKIDEMIAGKETAVEKLYMMIEAHFRNLSDDHHMAIVTQLELRQSNKELRLRINNVLKGYLQVIDKIIIEGKETGEFSSDLDVRLARQMIFGTMDETVTTWVLNEEKYDLVALAKPVHQLLIKGCGNH
- a CDS encoding long-chain-fatty-acid--CoA ligase; translated protein: MYDSKPWLTSYPEEIPAELEFRKEPVQQYLVDAAKSFPEKTAIHFMGKEMTYKELYHEALSFASYLQQIGIAKGDRVAIMLANTPQSVISYFGILLAGGIVVQTNPLYTERELEYQMKDSGAKAIITLDILYPRASKVMPQTDLQHIIVTAIKDYLPFPKNLVYPFIQKKQYGIVVNVKHEGNTHLFKEIIKIKPKKLVEYDFDFEEDVALLQYTGGTTGSPKGVMLTHRNLVANASMCTAWLYKSKPGEESVLGIVPFFHVYGMTIIMILSVMQAYKMIILPKFDALTTLKTIQKQRPTLFPGAPTIYIGLLNHPDLKKYDLSSIDSCLSGSAPLPIEVQEEFEAVTGGKLVEGYGLTESSPVTHSNFLWDRERVKGSIGVPWPNTEVRIVSMDNGELMPVGEIGEIIIKGPQVMKGYWNRPEATEETIQDGWLYTGDLGYMDDKGYFYVVDRKKDMIIAGGYNIYPREIEEVLYEHPDVLEAVAAGIPDPYRGETVKAYVVLKEGSEITSDDLNQYARKYLAAYKAPRLYEFREELPKTAVGKILRRTLVEEEMIKIEEENKKHA
- a CDS encoding DUF350 domain-containing protein, which codes for MNQFWDNVYIQSAANYSVVILCVVVFLAIFEVVTKYKNWEEIQKGNIAVAMATGGKIFGIANIFRYSIEQNDSLVTMISWGVFGFVLLLVGYFIFEFLTPKFNIDEEIKNDNRAVGFIAMIISIGLSFVIGAGIS
- a CDS encoding transposase, which encodes MAKVRTPSFIIDVELKGQNRDFLMIESELEINRVIYNTSLGEYLKREKQMKRTKRYKKLVRISRAIKSHLAKNSNKEKMEYFQNEQKNLSKEFKILREEFGLTEYSMHEYIKEVRNHFNGKINSIIAQKTATRAWNTVKKKLFGKAKKVVFVKRGEMDSFEGKNNDTGWRFKEGKVISNYRVFVLKVKKMDIYLKEAFHLLNSQQIFQYKNKDGETVTDFYRVKYVRIIKRIVRGIVRYYAQLVCTGYPPVKRDRKTGKVKYPLGNGPVGTDIGTSSIAVSSKSKILLKNLAENIKKVEHSQREIRLYNRKLDRSKRATNPQNFDEAGRIRKGKKQREFSNNYKKLKAQLKDLYRKLALYRKLSHQYEVNRMVMLGDRFFLEEMNFKALQKRAKKTEVSEKTGKYKKKKRFGKTIARRSPAAFVSILSRKVTALGGTLIKVKTSSFKASQYDHKADKCKKKELKERWHRFDDGTKVQRDLYSAFLLMNSDLVGLKSDRISCLNSFEQFFEFHKEEIKKIENDNEVILNSGIKLKENRL
- a CDS encoding enoyl-CoA hydratase, whose translation is MENLKWSNQDGIATITIVRPPANALSQGLLRELSAVLDEIEPNRDIKVIVIHGEGRFFSAGADIKEFTTVTSSEGFANLGTYGQDLFDRMEKFPKPIIAAIHGAALGGGLELAMACHIRLVGENSKLGLPELQLGLIPGFAGTQRLPKYVGVARAAEMLFTSEPITGLEAVQFGLANHAYPENEVFEQALKMAGKIAKKSTGSLKATIQLLNYAKNEEFYEGSKKEAELFGEIFVSSDAQEGIQAFIEKREPHFKG
- a CDS encoding electron transfer flavoprotein subunit beta/FixA family protein: MNIYVLLKRTFDTEEKITISGGKINEDGAEFIINPYDEYAVEEAIQVRDSKGGEVTVISVGTEESEKQLRTALAMGADKAVLINTEDDVENGDQFTTSKIIAEYLKDKDADLIIGGNVAIDGGSGQVAPRVAELLNIPYVTTITKLEIDGTNVTVTRDVEGDSEVIETSLPLLVTAQQGLNEPRYPSLPGIMKAKKKPLDELELDDLDLEEDDVEAKTKTIEIYLPPKKEAGKVLSGELNDQVKELVQLLHTEAKVV
- a CDS encoding endonuclease MutS2 codes for the protein MQERTLKVLEFTKVRDQLIEHAASSLGIDKLKRLVPSTDFEEVVELQAETDEASTVLRIKGNIPLSGIHDIRAHIKRSVIGGVLSSHELIQVASTIRASRQMKRFIEDIAEERTEIPILLEQVDRIIPLVNLEESIRYAIDESGEVLDSASELLRTLRHQLRSNEARVREKLESMIRSSNAAKMLSDSIVTIRNDRFVIPVKQEYRGHYGGIIHDQSSSGQTLFIEPQVIVQLNNQLQDIRVKEQLEIERILSELSAKTAEFESELQVIVEILGNLDFIFAKARYGRKMKASMPLMNNEGRISLYKARHPLIPMDEVVANDILLGKDYTTIVITGPNTGGKTVTLKTLGLCSLMAQAGLQVPAFDGSELAVFDAIYADIGDEQSIEQSLSTFSSHMVNIVDILEKVDYNTLVLFDELGAGTDPQEGAALAISILDEVHHRGARVIATTHYPELKAYGYNREGVLNASVEFDVETLSPTYKLLLGVPGRSNAFEISKRLGLSDSVIQAARSHVSEDTNQIDKMIASLESSKRQAETEQEEARDYLRQAEKLHQEMQKQMIEFYENKDSMLEKAAEQAGEILEEAKSEAEKVIRDLRKMRIEKQADIKEHELIDAKRRLEAATPEITKSSKLINKKSKKHTFTPGDEVKVLTFGQKGTLLEKVSDNEWQVQIGILKMKVKEKDLEYISTPKPVETRPMAIVQGRDADVKLELDLRGERYEAALLRVEKYIDDALLSNYPRVSIIHGKGTGALRQGVQEYLRNHRSVKKIRFGEAGEGGSGVTVVEFK